aagaaacatcaaggtgTTTTCAGAGATTTTAGACACCATGCCTAACCTGAAATATTCCACCACCTGGTCAGAGGCTCAGCAAATGCTTTTGGATAACCCACGCTTCACAGAGGATCCAGACTTGGAAAGTAAGTGGTTTTTTGGTGCTATATTTGCATTTAGTGGTACTTTGAACATCCAGACTCACAATCACATATGCAGCTTGACCTTCTCATTGATAACCAGATAGGCACAAATTTAaggctttgtaaaaaaaaaaaaaaaaaaaaaaaataaacaccacgAAAGGAACAAtaacaattataattaattaagtTCATATCAAAGAGAAATGATATTTGAATGTGAagcatatatttgtgtatagtTGCTGAAGGGAGGTGTAACAAGACGTTGAGTGAGACTTGATGTTGAAGCAAGGCATacgaagagaatgtactgaaccttacaagaaaaaaaatactacaaatttaaatttaacagttgagaaacaaatgaaacttttaggttcaaattattacagcttgcaagtgatgtggatagggCACTATTTTCGTTTGATATCcttgcgcgagtgggtgtttgatcgtctgctaaagactaactacacgtcaaatttaaataaaaataacatgaaaaagctaaacacatacaacacaggctttattattggttttgattaacaaaaataccacgaaaatttCTGCTAATCCTtcaacaacactagaagatTCATTGTTTCTATGCATGAGCATACCTCGCTTCAACGTCAAGTCTTGCTACAGAGGTTCTCGCATTTATCCTTGCCTGAATGAGTTAAGGTTCAGTCATTTGCCCAGCCAAGAACTAAGGTAGACCACTAAAGGAGATTATATGAAAATTGCAGAGAAATTAGGAATTGTGAGCAAAGATATAATGTTGGAGAAGGGCTTATGTAAATTTTGTAATTACATTATTATTGATGAGCCTTTTTTGCCTCagtgcatgtgtgcataatactacaatattttttgcCTAAAGACATGGACAAGGAAGATGCTCTTATTTGCTTTGAGGAGCATATCGCATGCTAGAGCAAGAGAACGATGATGAGAAGAGGCGACAGAAACGGACACAGCGCAAAAACAGAGAGAGCTTTCTGGTACAGTACTATTTTTTTCCCTATCCCTGTCCAAATGTGTcacataaaggagagaaggcGAACTGAATAATTAAGAAATGTAGTTGcttgttttatcttttgtgcCAGTGTTTTTTTCAACAGGGAATAGATTTTATGAAAATTAACTATAGAAATGTAAGTCTTgaataagcaaaatttaaaatcactTCATTCATATAGCTTGACATCATCATGATTATGTTATTACAGGTGTATTGACACAATTGAGctatagctatgaagacattttaagTCGCAGATTGAAACTGCATAGGAAGAGTTAAGTTAATAGTAAGTTGATCAATTTATATTCTTCAGGTACTACTTGATGAGCTTCATGAGCAAGGCAAGCTGAATTCTATGTCACTGTGGATGGACCTGTATCCAACAATCTCACAGGACATACGCTTTACTCACATGCTAGGCCAGCCAGGCTCCACCCCTCTCGACCTTTTCAAGTTTTATGTGGAGGAACTAAAAGCACGATTccatgatgaaaaaaaaattgtaaaagaaattcTTAAGGTGAAATTCTCAACCATCTTGTTGTACAGAGTTTTCTGCATTACTATGTGTTTTAACTCATAGAGATTGCGTCCTTGACATTCAAGAATTTACCCAGCATAAATCATAACATACAATTAAtgataaaaccaaaaatatttaacttttcaTAACCGAGTTGATTCTGACACACAACTTTATTGAAGATTTTACAGAATCTGGTGTATCCACTAGACTTTCCAAAAGTGCTTTGTACACAggattacacaaaatattttttatgaatccAGCATCAGAATGGTCAGAATTCTctttttcaccatttttatcATGATGTgccatttgtcatttttgtgatAGAGGGATGCAGTTACGTTAGCAAATAGTTCAGCTCaaactttttgtgtttcagagttttaaaaatgtatcataCACGCATAAATTGCAGCCTCAATGTCCTGATAGTGAAGGATTACACCGTGTGTTCACATTTTCAGTGTTAGTTGTGTGGAACCATTTGTGGTTAAAATCACCTTTTAAGGATTGCGGGGAGATTATGGGGAAGTTGTTAATACTTTATAATatactgaaaatgttaaaaaatttctttctttgattatgATCTTTTTGAGCAGCACAAGTTCTAGTTCCAACTTTGGTTGAATTTAAAGTTTTAAGCAAGCTTAATGGCAGGCTTATTAATAAGTATCaggttcttgttattttgtttgttctttgtaccagatgacatgaccataggaggtAAAGGGTTACACTACCTCTTTAACCATTGAAAGTTGTCTTCCTGAAATGAACTATTTAGTagtttgaaaaaatgtgtaCTTAATCATGAAATGCATTACTTTTTCAGGAAAGATCTTTTTTTATTGAAGTGTCAACAACCTATGAAGATTTCAGTGCTGTCATTATGAGTGACAAACGAGCCACAAATTTAGACTCAGGGAACATCAAACTCACATACAACAGTGTGGGTATCAAGtgatagatttttatttttttatctttactgtACTTTAGAATTTTAGTTATCAGTATCAGTTAATATGAACTCTTTTTCATGGTGATGGTTGTGGCTGGTTCCTACtatttttatatagatatatgcacTCACTCAGCTATTTTCAATAGtcttaaggattttttttatggttttgaGCTGACTTTATCTCTTGCATTGCAGTTGATTGAAAAAGCAGAAGCTCGTGAAAAGGAGAGGCTGAAAGAAGAAGCAAGgaaggtaaaaaaatttaaagtgtacTGACCTTATAACCCTGACCTCACAAGCTGATTTAAATTAGTGTCATATAGAAAAGGGTGAATCTGGTAAAGTGCTCATGTTGAGGGAGGATTATGAGAACACAAATCTCTGCCACGCAAGCTttctattttgttaaaaatatagcaAGCCTGTGTTTAAACTTAGCACATTTTCGATAGTGGTGCTGCAAAATGTACTGAGCCTACTTTCAGGCATGCAAAACCATCCAACATTAACATGAAAGTACCATGCATAAAGTTTTACTTACAACACATTCTCTCAGATTGTAGGTCATAGATTATTAATATATGTCTACTTGTATTTTCAGCTaaagaagatggaaaataaCTTCAAAGCAGCTCTCAGCAAACATGATATCGACATGGACTCAAAGTGGGAGGAGGTAAAGGAATACTTTCATGATAGTAGTGATCTCTCTTTCACAAGTTTTCTTCCCAGATATGTGGGTTTGAATTTTCTCTGCCATTTAATTAAGTGTACTCAAATGGTTGAGCATTAGGTTCAAAGTGTTGAATAGTACAGGTTGGccttgaaaaaagaattaaacaaaaCCAGTGCTGATATGAGATAATGGGTTTAATCTATGAAGTTCCTACAAGGGGTAACAAAATAGGTTTAGTTAGGTGCAGTTGCCTGCAAAATAGCATGTGGTTCTATGCTCACATGGTGCATGGATCCCTTAGGCAAGTGCACACTTCCCACAGAATATGCTTCTGCTGCCTTGTGTGGGTCATTTTGGGAAAGATAATGGTTACAATACTAAAACCCCAGACCATATAATGTTAGTGTGTCAATATGTACTAGATGGCACCATAATCTAAGCATTCGACAATGCCCCATCAGGTTTCAGATTATGAAAAAGGAGTATTTGCATAATTATTGAAACTTTTACTAcaaatactgtactgtacaggCCAAAGCCAAGCTAGAGAGGGATCCTGCTTGGGAAGCCATCACACTTGAATCTGAGCGCATTCGCCTTTTCAAAGAGTACATCATTGCATTGGAGGAAGCATGTGCCCACCATCACTCACGTCGCAAAAAGtccaaaaaacataaaaatcgtCGCTCTCGTTCTAGAACACCTTCAGTAAgcttttattactatttttgatCTTTTGATCTTATTGTCTGATTTGGTATGTTGGTAAATATCTGAGGGAGATAGAGAAAGCTTCAACAGGAAATTTTTGGATGCTTCTGAAATTTGTCAGTTTTGCCAATGAGCATGAGAAACATTTTGAATTGATTGCAACTTCATGTAAAACGGAGAGactacaatttttcttttacaacttAAAGATAGTGGCCTTAGTGGCATCTTTTAAAAATCCCGTTTGTTTAGATGTAGTCAAGAAATTGTAAGACAGTCATCAAGAATATGGCCTAAGAAGAAGTAGCAGAGTTAGTGATTAAGAAGGTAAAGACAAATGTAACTTCAGCCAGTCCTTTCAAGGCTTATCATCTAAAGGTCTTTCAACAGAGTGAGTCAGAAGAGGAGAACATGCGATAcagcaaaaagaagaagaagaaagcacgTTCTGAATCCAGATCTCCAAGTCCAGCCCACTCAGATTCAGGTGTGTGCAGCAAGAATTAAAGCAGTCAGACCACACAACACGAAGTCGGTTCACACACgtctaaaatatatattgcCCTTAACACTCGCTGCCAGTCTTATGTATTTGGTTCTTAAAGATTAGGCAAATCACAACATGCCATTGTTAGATGAATTTGCATTCAGGTATGCACATTAGTgtatattgaaaatatatttattgctatGATCTGTCAAAAGTTTACTAAAATGTGTTAAATACAattaatcttctttttttttttaatgtattgaaTATAGTAATTTAAATACTAAATGGTCATTATATTTTCCCCAGATGACCAAGACATGGACAGATCTTctaaaaagcataaaaagaagtctaaaaagaagaagagagtttCTAGATCTGTGAGTACATGAGCAGAACTTTGCTTGTAGAATTATATGACTATGCATTCCACTAGGTCTTTGATGTCGGTTACTAGTTTTGTGAATAAACATGAAACTGCCTAGAATGCAGCACTAGAAAATACACTTTGATGTGAAATCTAtgttctctgtctttttcttttgagaacGTAActgttttgtattaattttgatatattttcagCCTTCAAGATCTGATGTGTCAGAGCCTGAGCCAGAAAGGGAGAGTTTTAATAGGTCCAGAAGAAGGCACTCACGTTCAccagacataaaaaaagaaaaagtaatgctGATTTTGTGGTTAAATGTCTCAAGATGAAGTATTcccataaaacaaaattaaatgacaaGTAGTAAAGAAGACTGCTCACTCTTAGGAGCACACGTAGAGTATTTAtgaaaagcagttttaaaaaacagcaCAGTACTGATTTCAGTGTTGAATAAGATTCTTTGATGCTATTTTCTTGGGTGTATTTtgtaagtatatttttttcccataGAGTGGCTTCTTCTATCGATATTTTCCAATAAggcatttgtttatttcaggGTGATTTGGATTCTTCTGAAAGTGATGTGAGTGAAGGAGAGCTAGAAAAACGGAGACGGCACCTTCTACAGCAGTTAGAAGCTGATGGCTAGACATAAGTGATTTAGAGGAATTGGACAGGAACAAGGGAGTGTACATGGATAGTTGTTAATGATTAAATGCCTAGACTCAACCATGTACTTAGTGTACCTGCCTGCTTGTTGAGGAATTGGAAGACATTCTCTACatcacaaaaatgacaaatctGGCAAAAAGCCATCCCATATGTTAGGGAATGAATCCTCATGGAAGAAAAATTGTTACAAAGCACGTTGCATGTTAAttccttctttttgtcatttatatcaAAGTAAGACAGAAGAAAGCATGTCTGTGGTTTGCCCATCTGATGAAAATATATGGCAgcataaatatgaaatatacatCGCCATCTTCTGGGATATAAGAGGTGTGGTAATTGTAGATATGGTAAAAATGTGGCAACATGAATAACATAACCAAAAAAGTTACTTGAGCATATAAGAAATGTGAGTCCactcaatttcattttttaagggCCGGGTGAGAtatgttgctgttcttgttgCACACAAGCTTAACTTTTGCCAGGTGAATATGGGTGTTCCATCAACGCATGCCGATTCCAGGTACCCCAAAAAATCTTATGACAGAATATGTCATTTACTTTCTAGTGTTTCCTTGCTGTAAGGTTTTGTTACAATTCATTTTATactgcaaattaaaaatgttttttttatctttcatcatTCTTGTGAAAATATATGCATGCATCAATGAATCAGCATTACACAGAGCAACAAAAAGAAGTCAggctttttatatttgttcaatGGAAGACAAGTTGATGAAAACTGTTCACACAAAATCAAACGTTTAATGGTATCAAATGATGGAGACAAGTATAGAAGAGAGTGATAATACATCACTAAGGCCATATACACTTGAGTTCATTTAAAACTAGAGGGAAGTGGATGTTTTATGTTATCAACTGTAAGTTCCACATTCAGTGAAAAAGTAAGATCTGAACACTGACCTACGCTTATCATCGACGTGCACTGAAAAACTTTTCTAATTCATCACAGAGTACTTTAAGAGCTAGTGGCAGTTTTAAGTATAGAATACCTGTACTGAAGCTGAACAATGAAAACTGAAGTGCGACTGTGGCCCATACTCAATCTGCTCTTACGGCATTTTTCTGGTCCTGCaatactttaataatatatgAAAAAATGCAACTGTATTGGGGAACCAAATCTTCCTCTGCAACAAGTGTGCTTGATGCATGTACATGCCAGCCAGGAACAGTGTGAGCAAAGTTTTCACCAATTTTTTTGCAGGAAATGGTATTAAATATGGCCCAGAGAGATTAATATCAATGGATTATAGCCAGGCTCTGAGATGGCTCAGTGGTTGTGGGGTGAGCTACTGTGTCATTCAGCCATGCTTGGAATGATTTTTGGACACCTGATGTGACAAGCTGACAGTGCTGGGCAAAATTATAACTGCAAAATGAGAACAGACTTCAAAATGGCAACACATTGTCAGCCAGAAGACCATCCCTAGTTACTTGCTCCAGTACAATCTGCTTAGCAAAATTGCTGCTGCCCACTGACACATGCACTTAACCAGGGGAACAATTTAGTGATGCCAGCAAGACCAGCAGGGAACTGCCTCTAATGGTATCAGGAGATATCCATCTTTATGGCAGAACACCTCTTTATCTCATTTGTGGTGCTCTGATGGGCATCTGCTATAGAAAGATCGTACAAGACATCAGTAAGTCTAGCCAAGTGGAGTCGGATGGTACTTGCtcatataaaacataaaacagtttcaaatcTTACAACCCAGACCGTCTTGTGATTTAACATGTACATGTAAGAATGCAGAGTCAAACTATAGTCTAGTATTGCAAATAGGCAAGGGTACATTTGGGTTCATGCATAGGGAGTGGGGTGGGACGGCAAATGTGTGAGAATATAGTACAGACACTAACAGAGGGGCAAATGTGAGAATATAGTACACTTATTCCCATAGCATGGTCAGTGCCAGAGTGACTGGAGGAGGGCAGTTGGTATACATGTCCCATTATCTCCCAAGGAGATTAGCCAGCAATAAGAAAGTGTACATGCACTGAAAATTGTGGACATCTTTGAATTGTGTGACCAGTAGCTAGTATATCAAAGATCATGGCAGTCTTATTCTCTTGGGGATGCTACTTCAGGGTCACATGTAGACATCTTGTCATGTACTCACTGCAGTGCTAAATAATTCTGAGTGCCTGTACAAATAACCAATCAGAGGCCAAGATGTAGCCTAAACCTCAGATTTAACATCATGCCGAACCCTAAATTAAACTTCACCACTGGACACTTAAAGGGTACAGATTTTTATAAAGATAGGTTTCGCTATCATCAGACAAGGGTCAAGTGACTGCCCCAGCATGATTTACCTTGAGGTGTGCAAACCCGATCTATAAGTGAGCACTTTCATCTTGACGGTGTCTGTTCTCAACAGTGAGCTCGACAACTGGTGCTGGAAGTAGCTGTTGTCACAACATTAAGCACCAATTCTGTTGTGCAAAGTTGGCTCAGTCCTATTGGTGACAAGGTGACACTATGCTGGGGCAGGAATCATTTGTGCAAATATCGACTCTATCCTCACAGCATATATCTCAGGGCTTCTTCATGTGAGTGCAAAGCCACTGACAAATGATGAGGTCTGTGCACCACCATTTCTTCAATGGAGTATTGGGAGGGCCTTCCATGCTGTAAGAGACAGTTGAGTGTAGAAGCAGGTGTAGAGTGAGGTGTGCGATAATTAAGGAATAGTAACTGCAAGATGTGCTAGCTGGATAACTAATAAGGAAAGATAGTAGCAGGGCAATGTATTTAATTAGCCAGACATTTTATTGTTCCTGGCAGTTTCAGTATAAGTGTCACATGTATTCCTACATGTCGGCATGGATGACAGTCAAGAATGTCCTTTGCTAAAGGCAGCAGCTCAATAGCAACATCCTCAATAACTCTTTGCTCAGTGACAAAGTCATATGCACCAAtacttgaaaacatttcaaagcatCCTATAAGGCCCTTGCTAAAAATAAGTGCTTAGGAAGATACTCATAATTCCCCAGAACACCACTGGAAGCAGTATAGCATTCACTTCAACAGTCCACTCAGCCTggattttctttgtcctttgcTAAGCATCATGCAtgtcaagtaaaataaattgtgaaatTACTTGTCGCCAAGCGCACCCCAATTGATTCTAATAAAATTTCTACTTGAAAGAGAGTTTACTTAGCTCCACATTTAACACAAGATGTAGCAGAAGTTGGAAAAATATGCCAGGAATGCAAAACAACATTTCAacatcacacatttttaaaactgctgaccaatcaaagaataattaacaacctttatttttttcatgggCACAATCTGTAATGTATTGTTCTGCTTTGgcacacaaaaaatacacaaattcagtgctgattttttttcatatatgaAACTGAATGTTAATGATGGGAAATATGACATAGTCTCTCAAATATTAATCATTATCTCACTTGAAAATCTTTCATAAACCTTGTCATGAAAAATCATCATCCCAGTTGATGTCAGCTGATAAggcaaaaaaatattcatctgtTGCTGTACTTTGTTTCAATTCACTGGAAGCATCAGCATAAGCCTCAGAATTGTGCGGATCCTGTGGAGATGTCACAAGCAAGTCAGACTCCAATACTTTGCATTGCAGTGTACTGGAGTAAGTGGATCTATTGCCTGTAGCCTGGAGGTAATCTTCCAGTCCTGTCTGCTTTTTGGTGACTGCAGTTTTCATACGCTTTTTTGGTGAGCAGGTATCTTGTTTGTCTACAAAAAGAATAACAGGATGTCACATATCTTGACCATTTAATGCGTGCATTATCTCACcttacataaacaaacatacatatgaAAAGACACACATTCCCCAACCTTGATCTGTGGTTACAGGATCTTGTGCACCATCTTCACCATTCTGAAGAACTACATCTGTAGTTTTCTCcataaaagatttattgaacATATCCAGAAGTCCAAGTTGCTTAGAATCCTGGAGGCAATAGAAGCAGTCTGTAAGCATGGTCATCATAGTCTTAGTAAGAGATAAAATTGTCAATGTacagtaatttttaaacaaagtgttCACAACTAAAACTTTTCATTaagtttttcagttttaatgagtcaaaaatgataatttgttatttaaGTCAGCTTAACAAACCTGCATATGTGCAGTGTCTGCTTGTGCAAAGTCCTCACGAGCAAGGCCAACTTTTCCAAGAACTTGAAGCTTGCTTTGCACCAGAGGCCTGCAATACCAGCAGCAAATTTTAACTCCTTTTTAAACACATCATGTCATAACGAGGCCTGTACTGAGGCACCAAAAATCTCATTCCCTCTTTTATAAATCAAGCAGTATTGAGTGTAAAGAGTGTTAATGGTAGAAGTACTGGAGAGCATAGAGCTAAGCCCTTAATTGTGATGTGTGCCAAGGAGTCCACATGAAGTAGGAAGCCTGTCACTTGCCAAAGACATATCTGTGATTGCTAGACCTTGTCTACCTCTCAATCTCAATACAGGAGACCAATCAGGAGCAGTCAGCAGGAAACAAAGTACCTAATAGGGTGATTTCACCTAGTCATGACATTTGgtgcagcaagaagaagaaaaacatatttaccaGATGTAATCATCGGCAGTCTTCTGTGCCACCAGGTAGTATACTATCACTGAGTCCTTCTGTCCCATCCTATGAGCTCGGTCTTCTGCTTGTGCCAAAATCTGAAGCAAGGCAGATGGAAACgtgaattaaataaaacacaaatatccaAATACATGCATTAGTCACATTGCCAATATGGTCAAGAAGAATAACACAAGTAATACCACAAAAGAAGACACATTAGAAATACGCATAAACTATGTCAGGTgacaaacaacaagaaataaacaagaacaagCCTTACTCCAGGATTCCAGAATAGCTCAGCAAAGATGACTATGGAAGCAGCGGAAAGATTAAGCCCTGCATTAGCAGCCACAATAGAAAGTATAGCTGCACGGCATTCATCAGAATTTTGAAACTTTCGACAAAAAAGGTTTCGCTGTTCTGCTGTTGTTCTTCCGTCAATACGAATGTATTCGATGCCTTCCTgagacaagagaaaacaaaattgttaatCAGCCATTTCCATGTGAAAGGTGCTAGATAACTTGAGCATGATGCTACCCTTATGGTCGCCACCCTTGTGGAACACCAGGAACCCCTGTTCTCAACTGTGAAGCATTGCAAGCTGCCCTGGTTTGGCCATGTAACCTGGCACCAACACACAGGACCTGGTTAACACTGCTCAAGACAAGGGAGATTATTCCCATGCACTTGTTTCTGTTTACCAATGTTCCAAACCACTacacaatacaaaatataaaaacaaaaagcagcacCTTGGAAATTAAATCCTCTAAACAGTCCAACATTTCTTGATGATGAGCAAAGATGATGAACTTTTTCTCTCCAGCAAGCATGTCTGCAACATAGTCCCTGCatcataaaggaaaaaaaatcacattgcataaattacaaatgtgcatattttttacCTGTTTAAAACATATGCTAAGAGGCAGGAAAAGTGTATTTACCTGACAGCTGACATCTTGACTTTGCAAGTTTCATGAAAGTACTGCATTAAAACTCTTCTCTTTTCTGCTGACTGGAATAAAAGAATGTACTTTCAATAactctaaaataataataacaaagcacTTTAACAGCACATTTCCCTATTAGTATATGGCAGTGAGCACTGTTTTCCAGCAAAACATTCGTATAGGAGGGAGGGAATAAGGGTGAGGAGAGACAAAGACTACTAAAAAGCTGCTGAAGATATAGATATTCCCATAAAGGCAGGTGAAGCACAATGGTAACCTGTCCAGTAGCTTTCAAGAATGCCAAGGTTGTGTGACACtctttgccatttttttcagctttaagCATGACATGTTCTTTGAGGCAATGACAAGTTATGTAGGGCCTGGCTTTTCCCACCTAAGGCCAAACTGGAAAATGGTTTGACAGCAACAAGTCACAAATTGAGATTATGGATggaacatgttttattttgacataTAATCAACCAGTTGATGATTGGACTATGATTGGATGGAAGCTGGAAAATCAGCTGTTGTACTAACCCTAAATATTAAACTCTCTAATTAAATAAAGTTCACTGACACATTCTGATTAAGCATATGAAGTATTGCAAATTGGGCATAAATTATGTTAATGGAATTCAATTGTTTCCACTCCACTCTTGAATGAATCCTTGACTTACAATCACGTCCAAAACACAGTTGTACATTGATTTTCAGGGGCTATTATGTCTCATGTTTTGGGCTTTCAGGATGGAAAACCAACCGACCCTAATTCATGATGTAGTAGGAACTATTTGATTGAGAGTGATGTCTCTTTGCCTAACTGGATCGAGGTTGACACCCCTccctcacttttcatatttgttcgTTGATCTGTGGTTTTGTGTCTAATTTTCATCAGTACATGTTATGATATTTGCTAAGTTCCTGGATGGATTTCCGTGTCTGCACAACTTTTCCTCGTTTCCTGtgccattttattaatttctactgtcatcttgccattacttagatttGAGATCTATGTATTGGAAGGGgacttcaaactctgattgCCTTCCTCTAGCTGCTTCACAATGTCAAggtgtcacagcaagctttgcaTGGAGTACAGTTGCACCCGATGGTTTTGGTGATGTCACTCAACAGCAAAGCAATTTGATTTGAAGAAGCTGCAAGATCCAGACACTGCAGAAATCTTCAAGGCCAAAGTTGTAGGTAAATTTACCTCCTTAAACATGGTCTACTGTGATGTAAACACTCACTGGAAACATAAAAGAGGTGCTACGATCAACAGTTCAGAAAGTGCTAGGCAACAAAGGATAAAGAAACAACACTGGGTTATGAACAACATCCCAGATCTCTGCAACCAAAGGTAGTATCAATTCTGCTCTATGATGTGAAACGTGGATTCTGTTTGCCAACATGGAGAAGAGAATTTGGGTACTTAAGAGCAAGTGGTTCACAAGGCATCTATCTCATAAAGGAACATAAAGCCAACTACATTGTACAAAGCAGTCACCACACTCATACGATACCAGGAACCCCTACTCAAATCATCCACATAAgctagtctggtctggccatgTCACCAGGAATGATGTTCCATTGAatactgtccttcaaggtaccttcgAGGAAGGTTGATACTGAGGTGGCCAAATCTTTAGCAGTGAACTGGTTGTCCTGTGTAGTACCTGCTCACTATCATTCGACAGACCTGGGTGgtgggccttgtcagctgct
This sequence is a window from Pomacea canaliculata isolate SZHN2017 linkage group LG5, ASM307304v1, whole genome shotgun sequence. Protein-coding genes within it:
- the LOC112563567 gene encoding LOW QUALITY PROTEIN: pre-mRNA-processing factor 40 homolog A-like (The sequence of the model RefSeq protein was modified relative to this genomic sequence to represent the inferred CDS: inserted 2 bases in 2 codons), with the translated sequence MAAPNSGPVSGPPGPPGMMPPYGMPPPPGAPPPGFMPSMGGMPGFGGPPNLPPPVFPPVIPPPMAFPPPVYPGAMPGGDMGSAGPMSHVDNKNPWGEYKAPDGRTYYYNSVTKKSSWEKPDELKTPTEKLLSACPWKEYKSDSGKVYYHNSQTKESCWTKPKELEELEEKIRAQESQTTTEEGSAAVSSVPAVQSSAPSSAIQQAMQATLASIALPPPPSAVQKPALPAGLPPATVVNSAPVASAKAQASSSDESENETPAPKKEFVFRNKKEAIEAFKALLKEKDVPSNASWESAMKLIINDGRYGALKHLNEKKQAFNEYKXQRAKEEKEEQRIRAKQAKEDLEQFLLNSDKMNSTIKYWKADNMFGDQDIWKNVSDRDRRDLFDDVVHLLAKREKEEAKALRKRNIKVFSEILDTMPNLKYSTTWSEAQQMLLDNPRFTEDPDLENMDKEDALICFEEHXRMLEQENDDEKRRQKRTQRKNRESFLVLLDELHEQGKLNSMSLWMDLYPTISQDIRFTHMLGQPGSTPLDLFKFYVEELKARFHDEKKIVKEILKERSFFIEVSTTYEDFSAVIMSDKRATNLDSGNIKLTYNSLIEKAEAREKERLKEEARKLKKMENNFKAALSKHDIDMDSKWEEAKAKLERDPAWEAITLESERIRLFKEYIIALEEACAHHHSRRKKSKKHKNRRSRSRTPSSESEEENMRYSKKKKKKARSESRSPSPAHSDSDDQDMDRSSKKHKKKSKKKKRVSRSPSRSDVSEPEPERESFNRSRRRHSRSPDIKKEKGDLDSSESDVSEGELEKRRRHLLQQLEADG